One Polaribacter sp. KT25b DNA segment encodes these proteins:
- a CDS encoding YncE family protein: MKRLKYILILFVVLCSVLFLSIIVVRLPSYSIQTSGKLYIVSKVSREVQVFDLFTGKNIAEIPIDMFSHEAITTLDKNNVVLTNYGSTNGNTVKVVNTKTNILEKTIELKENIRANGIVAYPEPNKVGVIDYVRNTFFVLNVKTDSIEKRIQTKQEKSHLVVIHPYKLIAYVTNINSGSISVIDLKNNRVIKIIYCGVGRKGIDITPDGSEIWVTNTKENSMKIINTNTYEILDTFSTGDEPLKLKFSIDGKFCLVTNAHEGSIYVYDQQSKKKIKSIMLHGKNTLLERILYHTPRPVNILMHPNGLYAFVSNSNANKIEVIDMKTFKVVSTIGTEKVPDALVFVE; the protein is encoded by the coding sequence ATGAAGCGTTTAAAATATATTTTAATATTATTTGTAGTACTTTGTTCAGTATTATTTTTATCAATTATAGTTGTTAGATTACCATCTTACTCTATACAAACAAGTGGTAAATTGTATATTGTAAGTAAAGTAAGTAGAGAGGTTCAGGTCTTTGATTTGTTTACAGGCAAGAATATAGCAGAAATTCCTATTGATATGTTTTCTCATGAAGCAATAACTACTTTAGATAAAAATAATGTTGTACTTACAAATTACGGGTCTACTAATGGAAATACTGTTAAAGTTGTAAATACAAAGACGAATATACTTGAAAAGACGATAGAATTAAAAGAAAATATAAGAGCAAATGGGATTGTTGCTTATCCAGAACCAAATAAAGTTGGTGTTATTGATTATGTTAGAAACACTTTTTTTGTGCTAAATGTTAAAACGGATAGTATTGAAAAACGAATACAAACTAAACAAGAAAAGAGCCACCTTGTAGTTATTCATCCTTATAAATTAATTGCTTATGTAACCAATATTAATTCAGGCTCAATAAGTGTTATTGATTTAAAGAACAATAGAGTAATAAAAATTATTTATTGCGGAGTGGGAAGAAAAGGAATTGATATTACACCTGATGGATCAGAAATATGGGTTACAAATACCAAAGAAAATTCAATGAAAATTATTAATACAAACACTTATGAAATTCTAGATACTTTTAGTACAGGAGATGAGCCTTTAAAACTTAAATTCTCTATTGATGGTAAGTTTTGTTTAGTTACAAATGCTCATGAAGGCTCTATCTATGTCTATGATCAGCAATCTAAAAAGAAAATAAAATCAATAATGCTTCATGGTAAAAACACACTATTAGAAAGAATATTGTATCATACGCCTAGACCAGTTAATATTTTAATGCATCCCAATGGATTGTATGCATTTGTGTCTAATTCTAATGCGAATAAAATAGAAGTTATAGACATGAAAACATTTAAAGTTGTTAGTACTATTGGTACAGAAAAGGTTCCAGATGCCTTGGTGTTTGTAGAATAG
- a CDS encoding acyltransferase produces MNNKKLQKLEAIRGFSALYVVFFHMLPQKIFFLGINVGFLFRFGSEAVIMFFILSGFVIKYSWGKSENKRFKHYFFKRFIRIYIPLFFIFILAYCAKSYTEGGLANPDWATLLGNIFMLQDVISLKPNVISATYMANSVLWSLSYEWWFYMLFILLVKKISSSKLNTWVNILTISTTVSYLIYPFFLNRIIMYFAIWWIGVRLADIYLKGETFTFKSIKKYSYVLLSIIALLGINLFMNFEYTKVYDYPLVAYPFVELRHFVFAFLAMFGGIIWNKLNWFGFDKIFGIFRYLAPFSYVIYISHYYLVTKASYLKFIDNKIIEYTLYVFIMLLFSYLIEVVIYGKIKKQIISYFSINY; encoded by the coding sequence ATGAATAATAAAAAACTACAAAAATTAGAAGCCATTCGTGGGTTTTCTGCATTATATGTAGTGTTTTTTCACATGCTTCCTCAAAAAATATTTTTTTTAGGAATTAATGTGGGATTTCTCTTTCGTTTTGGTTCTGAGGCAGTAATTATGTTTTTTATCTTAAGTGGTTTTGTTATAAAATATTCTTGGGGAAAATCAGAAAATAAAAGATTTAAGCATTACTTTTTTAAACGATTTATAAGAATTTACATTCCGCTTTTCTTTATTTTTATATTAGCTTATTGTGCAAAAAGTTATACAGAGGGTGGTTTAGCAAATCCAGATTGGGCAACACTTTTAGGAAATATTTTTATGCTTCAAGATGTAATTTCTCTTAAGCCAAATGTAATTTCTGCAACTTATATGGCAAATAGCGTGCTTTGGTCGCTATCTTACGAATGGTGGTTTTATATGTTGTTTATTCTTTTAGTAAAAAAAATATCGTCATCTAAACTTAATACTTGGGTTAATATTCTTACTATTTCGACTACCGTGTCTTATCTTATTTATCCGTTTTTCTTAAATAGAATTATTATGTATTTTGCTATTTGGTGGATTGGTGTAAGGTTGGCAGATATTTACCTAAAAGGAGAAACTTTTACGTTTAAATCGATTAAAAAGTATAGCTATGTTTTACTCTCTATTATTGCGCTTTTAGGAATCAATCTTTTTATGAATTTTGAGTACACAAAAGTGTATGATTATCCTTTAGTGGCTTATCCATTTGTAGAATTAAGACATTTTGTTTTTGCTTTTTTGGCAATGTTTGGCGGTATTATTTGGAACAAGTTAAATTGGTTTGGATTTGATAAAATTTTCGGAATTTTTAGATATTTAGCACCTTTTTCTTACGTGATTTATATTTCGCATTATTATTTGGTTACAAAAGCATCTTATTTAAAATTTATCGACAATAAAATAATTGAATACACACTATATGTTTTTATAATGTTGCTTTTTTCCTATCTTATAGAGGTAGTTATTTATGGTAAAATTAAAAAACAAATTATTAGTTATTTCTCAATTAACTATTAA
- a CDS encoding O-antigen ligase has product MSEHNNINSFENYSGSMNISKPGYLLLLFALLSILAVVVVKFGVIGIVLVLALMFGSVFIYYLFCYPILGFYTAVGLNFLLIGLGRYIKGLPLGFGIDAILLLTYLALFMNKFREKIDWSPANKSITFLCIIWFGYSLFEIINPEARSIQAWISGRGIAFYPLLFVPLTLLFINTNKKLEWLLYVWGVFSILATLKGILQMVFGVDAAEQEWLNEGSYKTHILFGKLRVFSFYSDAGQFGANQGYTGVVFLIYSMSQKKILSKLFFIFVGVLGIYGLVISGTRGALSVPIVGFMTYFILSKNIKVIITGIAFLAIIFVFFKYTTIAQGNAQVRRMRTAFDPNNASLQVRLDNQKILKNYLASRPFGGGIGHGGTKAQRYLPNAFLSNVATDSWYVLIWVEQGIVGLLLHLGILFYVMIKASLIVMFKIKDPILKYKISALIAGMAGVMVASYGNAILGQMPTALLIYATMAIVLNTEVFEKENEMNQNALNKL; this is encoded by the coding sequence ATGAGCGAACATAATAACATAAATTCCTTTGAAAATTATTCAGGCTCAATGAATATATCAAAACCTGGGTATTTATTGTTGCTTTTTGCGCTGCTTTCTATTTTAGCGGTAGTTGTTGTTAAATTTGGAGTAATTGGTATTGTTTTAGTACTGGCTCTAATGTTCGGATCTGTATTTATATATTATTTATTCTGCTACCCAATTCTAGGTTTTTATACCGCTGTTGGATTAAACTTTTTATTAATTGGTTTAGGACGTTATATAAAAGGCCTTCCTTTAGGTTTTGGAATAGATGCTATACTTCTTTTAACTTATTTAGCTTTATTTATGAATAAGTTTAGAGAGAAAATAGATTGGTCTCCAGCAAATAAAAGTATTACATTCTTGTGCATTATATGGTTTGGATATTCCCTTTTTGAAATCATTAACCCAGAAGCACGCAGTATACAAGCATGGATTTCAGGGCGTGGTATTGCTTTCTACCCATTACTCTTTGTTCCATTGACATTGCTATTTATAAATACAAATAAAAAATTAGAATGGCTTTTATATGTTTGGGGTGTTTTTTCTATACTCGCCACATTAAAGGGGATATTACAGATGGTTTTTGGAGTAGACGCTGCAGAACAAGAATGGTTGAACGAAGGCAGTTACAAAACACATATTCTCTTTGGAAAACTAAGAGTGTTTTCTTTTTATAGTGATGCAGGACAATTTGGAGCAAATCAAGGCTATACAGGTGTTGTATTTCTGATTTATTCTATGTCTCAAAAAAAAATATTATCTAAGCTATTTTTCATTTTTGTTGGTGTTTTAGGAATCTATGGTTTGGTTATTTCTGGTACTCGTGGGGCTTTAAGTGTTCCTATAGTAGGTTTTATGACTTATTTTATATTAAGCAAAAATATAAAAGTGATTATTACGGGAATTGCCTTTTTAGCTATAATTTTTGTATTTTTTAAATACACAACTATTGCTCAGGGCAATGCCCAAGTGCGAAGAATGCGAACTGCATTTGACCCTAATAATGCCTCTTTGCAAGTAAGATTAGATAATCAAAAAATACTTAAAAACTATCTAGCATCAAGACCTTTTGGAGGTGGTATAGGGCATGGTGGTACAAAAGCTCAAAGATATTTGCCAAATGCTTTCCTTTCTAACGTGGCAACAGATAGTTGGTATGTTTTAATTTGGGTAGAACAAGGTATAGTTGGCTTATTGCTTCATTTAGGAATCCTTTTTTATGTGATGATAAAAGCAAGTTTAATAGTGATGTTCAAAATAAAAGACCCTATTTTAAAATATAAAATATCTGCACTAATAGCAGGAATGGCTGGTGTTATGGTAGCATCTTATGGAAATGCTATTTTAGGACAAATGCCAACGGCTCTATTAATTTATGCTACTATGGCAATAGTTTTAAATACGGAAGTATTTGAAAAGGAAAATGAAATGAATCAAAACGCATTAAACAAATTATAG
- a CDS encoding glycosyltransferase family 2 protein has product MIGLKIIFWFLLFVIVYTYVGYGVLLYIIIKIRRAFIIGNKIEIDSSYEPEVTLFIAAYNEKDYVEAKMENTLALDYPKEKLKIIWITDGSDDGTPNLLKGYPNTTVHHLDARNGKIGAMNRGMEFVKTPIVIFSDANTNLGKESIRRIVNLFSIPKVGCVSGEKRIIDKESDVASGAGEGIYWKYESTLKKWDAELYSVVGAAGELFAIRTELYRHVEKDTLLDDFMISLRVAQDGYTIQYDPEAYAIESASANVKEELKRKIRISAGGIQSVVRLRSLLNIFKYGTLSFQYISHRVLRWTLTPLSLVLLIPILFVLAFNEGLLDFGIYSILFWLQMLFYAAALLGWFLENKSIKIKLLFVPYYFFIMNLSVVLGFFRYMKNSQSVNWERSKRAS; this is encoded by the coding sequence ATGATTGGATTAAAAATTATATTCTGGTTTCTATTATTTGTAATCGTCTACACATACGTTGGATACGGTGTTTTATTATATATAATTATCAAAATTAGACGCGCTTTTATCATTGGTAATAAAATAGAAATTGATTCATCTTATGAGCCAGAGGTAACACTGTTTATCGCTGCTTATAATGAAAAGGATTATGTAGAAGCAAAAATGGAAAATACATTAGCGCTCGATTATCCGAAGGAAAAATTAAAAATTATTTGGATTACAGATGGTTCGGATGATGGTACGCCAAATTTATTAAAAGGTTACCCAAATACAACTGTACATCATTTAGATGCAAGAAATGGTAAGATTGGTGCTATGAATAGAGGTATGGAGTTTGTGAAAACACCTATTGTAATTTTTAGTGATGCCAATACAAATCTTGGTAAAGAATCGATTAGACGTATTGTTAATTTATTTAGTATTCCTAAAGTAGGTTGTGTATCTGGAGAAAAACGAATTATAGATAAAGAAAGTGATGTGGCATCTGGTGCTGGAGAAGGTATATATTGGAAATATGAATCTACATTAAAAAAATGGGATGCCGAGTTGTATTCTGTTGTTGGTGCAGCTGGTGAATTGTTTGCTATTAGAACAGAATTATATCGTCATGTTGAAAAAGACACTTTATTGGATGATTTTATGATTTCATTACGAGTTGCTCAAGATGGATACACTATTCAATACGATCCTGAAGCCTACGCCATAGAATCTGCTTCAGCAAATGTTAAAGAAGAATTAAAGCGAAAAATAAGAATTTCTGCTGGAGGTATTCAATCTGTAGTACGACTACGTTCATTATTAAATATATTTAAGTATGGAACTCTTTCTTTTCAGTACATATCGCATCGTGTGTTGCGTTGGACTTTAACTCCGCTTAGTTTAGTGCTCTTAATTCCAATCTTATTTGTACTGGCTTTTAATGAAGGTCTTTTAGATTTTGGTATTTATTCTATATTGTTTTGGCTGCAAATGCTTTTTTATGCTGCAGCATTGTTAGGGTGGTTTTTAGAAAATAAATCAATAAAAATAAAATTATTGTTTGTCCCCTATTATTTTTTCATCATGAATTTATCTGTAGTACTAGGTTTTTTTAGGTATATGAAAAATTCTCAATCAGTAAATTGGGAACGCTCTAAACGCGCTAGTTAG
- a CDS encoding glycosyltransferase family 1 protein, with protein sequence MKIGIEGQRLFRKKKHGMDMVALELIKNLQIIDKENEYFIFVKPDEDSSVLQETSNFKIIELNGGSYPTWEQIALPKAAKEYGCDILHCTSNTAPFFTDIPLITILHDIIYMESSYLKILKSSASSYQKFGNIYRKLVVPRVVKKSKKVITVSHFEKNRIGEFFGIKGDNKLDAIYNGVSEHFKPVTNKEELKRVKERYNLPDKYFFFLGNTDPKKNTKGTLKAFSDFLKQTGSNHKLVMLDYDKIELHKLLAEINDTNLINNIVLTGYVINTDLPAIYAQCDVFLYPSLRESFGIPMLEAMSCNVPVITSNTSSMPEVSGDAAHIIDPFKSEEITQGIIKILNNDAYRKSLCEKGLERSKQFSWKNMAKDYLKQYELIHLENSKK encoded by the coding sequence ATGAAAATAGGTATAGAAGGACAAAGACTCTTTAGAAAAAAGAAACATGGTATGGACATGGTTGCTTTAGAGCTTATTAAAAACCTTCAAATCATAGACAAAGAAAATGAATATTTTATCTTTGTAAAACCAGATGAAGATAGTTCTGTACTTCAAGAAACATCAAATTTTAAAATCATAGAATTAAATGGTGGTTCTTACCCAACTTGGGAACAAATTGCATTACCAAAAGCGGCAAAAGAATACGGTTGTGATATTTTACATTGTACAAGTAATACAGCACCATTTTTTACAGACATTCCTTTAATCACTATTTTACATGATATTATTTATATGGAAAGTAGTTATCTAAAAATTCTAAAAAGTAGTGCAAGTTCTTATCAGAAATTTGGAAATATTTACCGAAAATTAGTAGTGCCTCGCGTTGTAAAAAAGAGTAAAAAAGTAATTACAGTATCTCATTTTGAGAAAAATAGAATAGGAGAATTCTTTGGGATTAAAGGCGACAATAAATTGGATGCTATTTATAATGGCGTAAGTGAGCATTTTAAACCAGTTACCAATAAAGAAGAGCTTAAACGAGTTAAAGAAAGATATAATTTACCAGATAAATATTTCTTTTTCTTAGGAAATACAGATCCTAAAAAAAATACAAAAGGAACTTTAAAAGCATTTTCAGATTTTTTAAAACAAACAGGATCAAATCACAAATTGGTAATGTTAGATTATGATAAAATTGAGCTTCATAAACTTTTAGCAGAAATTAATGACACTAATCTTATTAACAATATCGTTTTAACTGGTTATGTTATTAATACAGATTTACCAGCTATTTATGCACAATGCGATGTCTTTTTGTATCCATCACTTAGAGAAAGTTTTGGAATTCCGATGTTAGAAGCCATGTCTTGTAATGTGCCAGTAATTACATCAAATACTTCATCAATGCCAGAAGTTTCTGGTGATGCTGCTCATATTATTGATCCGTTTAAATCCGAAGAAATTACACAAGGAATCATTAAAATTTTAAATAATGATGCGTATCGAAAATCGCTTTGTGAAAAAGGTTTAGAACGTAGCAAACAGTTTTCTTGGAAAAATATGGCAAAAGATTATTTGAAACAATATGAATTAATTCATTTAGAGAATTCAAAAAAATAA
- a CDS encoding phosphoribosyltransferase: MNYRNIKDLNNTILQRLSIIPRDFDLIVGVPRSGMLPANLLSLYLNRPYTDIDSFLNGHIYKAGARSQFFDSDGAHKKVLVVEDSIASGSAMIEVKESLKHLEDKFDLKYCAIYVVPGKEKMVDYFFELVPLPRYFQWNILNHTTLEKACFDIDGVLCADPLPEQNDDGEKYIDFILNAPPLFIPGSKIGTIVTSRLEKYRKETVTWLAANNIKYNDLVMLDLPNMAARQKANNHGDHKAKAYMSKPYVLFIESELNQAIEINRISKKPVLCTANFEMIFESESFMYNLKSGKHLPFLREFGLKVRNKLRSFK, from the coding sequence ATGAATTACAGAAACATAAAAGATTTAAACAATACAATACTTCAAAGATTAAGTATTATTCCTCGAGATTTTGATTTAATTGTTGGTGTACCAAGAAGTGGAATGCTACCTGCAAATTTATTATCACTCTATCTTAATAGACCTTATACTGATATTGATTCGTTTTTAAATGGTCATATTTATAAAGCAGGAGCAAGAAGTCAGTTTTTTGATTCAGATGGAGCTCATAAAAAAGTTTTAGTAGTAGAAGATAGTATTGCATCTGGTTCTGCTATGATAGAGGTTAAAGAAAGTTTAAAACACTTAGAAGATAAATTTGATCTTAAATATTGTGCTATTTATGTAGTTCCTGGTAAAGAAAAAATGGTAGACTATTTCTTTGAATTGGTTCCTTTGCCAAGATATTTTCAATGGAATATATTAAACCATACAACCTTAGAAAAAGCTTGTTTTGATATTGATGGTGTGTTATGTGCAGATCCATTACCAGAACAAAATGATGATGGCGAAAAGTATATAGATTTTATTTTAAATGCACCACCATTGTTTATTCCTGGTAGTAAAATAGGAACAATTGTTACATCTCGACTAGAAAAATATAGAAAAGAAACAGTAACCTGGTTAGCTGCTAATAATATTAAATATAATGATTTAGTAATGCTAGATTTGCCAAATATGGCAGCAAGACAAAAAGCGAATAATCATGGAGATCATAAGGCAAAAGCGTACATGTCTAAACCTTATGTGTTATTTATTGAAAGCGAATTAAATCAAGCAATTGAAATTAATAGAATATCAAAAAAACCTGTTTTATGTACAGCTAATTTTGAAATGATTTTTGAATCAGAATCATTTATGTACAATCTAAAAAGTGGAAAACACCTTCCTTTTCTAAGAGAATTTGGATTAAAAGTGAGAAATAAACTAAGGAGTTTTAAATAG
- a CDS encoding glycosyltransferase family 2 protein, with protein MKTIAVLVPGYKEDQVIIEVAKLALEQDYNSNLFDVVIIADSFKEETLAALKLLPIKLIEVSFDKSTKSKALNKAMETLDREYDIAVVLDADNVMAPDFLKKINAAFEHDFIAVQGHRTAKNTNNSWAILDAISEEINNNIFRKGHRVLGLSSAIIGSGMAFRYNYFKSLMSTVTAIGGFDKEIELKMLKEGRKIVYLDDALVFDEKIQKSEVFGNQRRRWLSAQFHYFRKDFLNALKDLILKGNVDYFDKAIQFIQPPRILLLGSVLFFSVGFVLANYFLDGQILYSRYWIIVAIACILSFIFSVPRSFYNLKTLGALASLPKGMFMMLLSLLKIKGANKTFIHTQHTSNTEEISSK; from the coding sequence ATGAAAACTATAGCTGTTCTTGTACCAGGTTATAAAGAAGACCAAGTAATTATTGAAGTTGCAAAATTAGCTTTAGAACAAGACTATAATTCAAATCTTTTTGATGTTGTAATTATTGCTGATTCTTTTAAAGAAGAAACTTTAGCGGCTTTAAAATTGTTACCAATAAAATTAATTGAAGTAAGTTTTGATAAGAGTACAAAATCTAAAGCTTTAAATAAAGCCATGGAAACTTTAGATAGAGAGTATGATATTGCAGTAGTTTTAGATGCTGATAATGTAATGGCACCAGATTTTTTAAAGAAAATAAATGCAGCATTCGAACATGATTTTATTGCAGTTCAAGGGCATCGTACAGCAAAAAACACAAATAATTCTTGGGCAATTTTAGATGCAATTAGCGAGGAAATAAACAATAATATTTTTAGAAAAGGACATAGAGTTTTAGGGCTTTCATCAGCAATTATTGGATCTGGAATGGCGTTTAGATATAATTATTTTAAATCATTGATGTCAACAGTTACGGCTATTGGTGGTTTTGATAAAGAGATTGAATTAAAAATGCTAAAAGAAGGTCGTAAAATTGTTTATTTGGATGATGCACTTGTTTTTGATGAAAAAATTCAAAAATCAGAAGTATTTGGTAATCAACGTCGTCGTTGGTTGTCTGCACAATTTCATTATTTTAGAAAAGATTTTTTAAATGCATTAAAAGATTTAATTTTAAAAGGAAATGTAGATTATTTTGATAAAGCTATTCAATTTATACAACCACCTAGAATATTATTATTAGGATCTGTGCTTTTCTTTAGTGTTGGTTTTGTTTTAGCAAACTACTTTTTAGATGGTCAAATTCTATATTCTAGGTATTGGATTATTGTTGCTATCGCTTGTATTTTGTCATTTATTTTTTCTGTACCTAGATCATTTTATAATTTAAAAACATTAGGTGCTTTGGCTAGTTTACCAAAAGGCATGTTTATGATGTTACTTTCTTTACTTAAAATAAAAGGAGCAAATAAAACATTTATTCACACTCAACACACCTCTAATACAGAAGAAATAAGTTCTAAATAA
- a CDS encoding glycosyltransferase translates to MIEGKNIICISQTTWHGEFTKSTVQLLSLLAEKNTVVFVEYPFTLKDVVMSLLGKQRAQVSRMLGFKKRIVDEKTDNDAIVKHLVMPPVLPVDFISNESVFKKVFSINAFIYKNQLRKTIKKLKLDDPIIITAYNPMYGLPMIGKLNEFLNVYYCYDGMDTQRHKSRIYNIEQQFCKEVDGIITTSDYLNSKKKKLNPQSYVVKNGVDFKLFVPHAKKIVSSQSSIKKVGYIGTLDFRFDIDIMEYAIKELSQVLFEFTGYLLNHNIKERLSVYKNVSFFKSVKPHEVPELLSKYDLGIIPYKMNEVNKNIYPLKINEYLAVGVPVVMTAFANLTDFKSMVQSAENKNMFKSYIENELKNDNNSLIKKRIEFAKLNSWEGRALEFENVLGKFIKDKYSS, encoded by the coding sequence ATGATAGAAGGTAAAAATATTATTTGCATTTCTCAAACCACATGGCATGGAGAATTCACCAAGTCTACAGTGCAATTATTATCGCTTTTAGCAGAAAAAAACACTGTTGTTTTTGTTGAATATCCTTTTACTTTAAAAGATGTTGTAATGTCTTTATTAGGAAAACAAAGAGCGCAAGTTTCTAGAATGCTCGGTTTTAAAAAAAGAATAGTAGACGAGAAAACAGATAACGATGCTATTGTTAAACATTTAGTAATGCCCCCTGTTTTACCCGTGGATTTTATTAGTAATGAATCTGTTTTTAAAAAAGTTTTTAGTATCAATGCTTTTATTTATAAAAATCAACTTCGAAAAACGATAAAAAAATTAAAATTAGATGATCCAATAATTATTACGGCATACAATCCCATGTACGGCTTGCCAATGATTGGGAAATTGAACGAATTTTTGAATGTTTATTACTGTTATGACGGTATGGATACACAAAGACATAAATCAAGAATTTATAATATTGAGCAACAATTTTGTAAAGAAGTTGATGGTATAATAACCACTTCGGATTATTTAAATTCTAAAAAAAAGAAATTAAACCCACAAAGCTATGTGGTTAAAAATGGCGTGGATTTTAAATTGTTTGTACCTCATGCAAAAAAAATAGTTTCAAGTCAATCAAGTATAAAAAAAGTAGGCTATATAGGTACTTTAGATTTTAGGTTTGATATAGATATTATGGAATATGCTATTAAGGAATTATCTCAGGTTCTTTTTGAATTTACAGGTTATTTGTTAAACCATAACATAAAAGAACGTTTATCAGTATATAAAAATGTTTCCTTTTTTAAATCGGTAAAGCCTCATGAAGTTCCTGAATTATTATCGAAATATGATTTAGGAATTATACCTTATAAGATGAATGAAGTCAATAAAAATATTTATCCATTAAAAATTAATGAATATTTAGCTGTTGGAGTTCCTGTGGTTATGACAGCCTTTGCTAATTTAACCGATTTTAAATCGATGGTGCAATCTGCAGAAAATAAAAACATGTTTAAATCCTATATTGAAAATGAATTAAAGAATGATAATAATTCATTAATTAAAAAAAGAATCGAGTTTGCTAAGCTTAACTCTTGGGAAGGTAGAGCTTTAGAATTTGAAAATGTACTTGGGAAATTTATTAAAGATAAATACTCATCTTAA
- a CDS encoding lipopolysaccharide biosynthesis protein: protein MKKLKKIVSEDNFLSLSGNVVIAILGISGFALLARSLSLEVFGEWVLFIAAGSLVEMFRFGITNTGLIRYLSGADDNSRVKLIGSNALISLCATVLVALVLIFCKLFFPEAIQNSGYNMFFTWYPLLAFLNLPWNIALVVLQADRKYMQILALKSINSGVFFIIILIHFLILKLTLNQLVIGLIIVNAATSILSFVLGWDGILLIKKASVETNKVLLHFGKYTTFTLIGTNLLRSVDTLIISLSPLGSAAVALYSIPLKLTELQQIPLRSFVATAFPKMSKASLHNKIDEVKSLFYTYSGALTYLFVGISLVTFVFAEFFVIVISGHQYLTTDPVTGFNVVDIVRVFSIYGLLLPIDRMTGVGLDSVNKPKINAIKVFVMLIANVIGDLVAIFIFKSLIVVAIASIFFTILGIWMGMYFLDKELSLSFKEIFRKGMLFYVSLFNKATHNHYERLVKIENKNK from the coding sequence ATGAAAAAACTAAAAAAAATAGTGAGTGAGGATAATTTCCTGTCTTTATCAGGAAATGTTGTAATTGCTATTTTAGGTATTAGTGGTTTTGCTTTACTTGCAAGAAGTTTATCGTTAGAAGTTTTTGGTGAATGGGTTTTGTTTATTGCTGCAGGATCATTAGTCGAAATGTTTAGATTTGGGATTACGAATACTGGTTTGATAAGATATCTTTCTGGAGCTGATGATAACTCTAGAGTGAAACTTATAGGTTCTAATGCTTTAATTAGCTTATGTGCAACCGTTTTAGTGGCATTAGTACTAATTTTTTGTAAATTATTTTTTCCTGAAGCCATTCAGAATTCTGGATATAACATGTTTTTTACTTGGTATCCTTTACTGGCATTTTTAAACCTTCCTTGGAATATTGCTTTGGTTGTATTACAAGCAGATAGAAAGTATATGCAAATTTTAGCACTTAAATCTATTAATAGTGGAGTTTTTTTTATAATAATTTTAATACATTTTTTAATTTTAAAATTAACACTGAATCAATTAGTTATAGGTTTAATTATAGTAAATGCAGCTACATCAATATTAAGTTTTGTTCTAGGCTGGGACGGCATACTTCTTATAAAAAAAGCTAGTGTAGAAACTAATAAAGTTTTATTACATTTTGGTAAATACACAACATTTACGCTAATTGGTACTAATTTATTACGTAGTGTAGATACGTTAATTATAAGCTTAAGTCCTTTAGGTAGTGCTGCAGTTGCTCTCTACAGTATTCCTTTAAAGCTTACAGAATTACAACAAATACCTTTGCGAAGTTTTGTTGCAACTGCTTTTCCTAAGATGTCTAAAGCTAGTTTACACAATAAAATAGATGAAGTAAAAAGTTTGTTTTACACATATTCGGGAGCGTTAACATATCTTTTTGTAGGAATTAGTTTAGTTACATTTGTGTTTGCTGAATTCTTTGTTATTGTAATAAGTGGACATCAATATTTAACAACAGATCCAGTAACAGGTTTTAATGTTGTTGATATTGTTAGAGTTTTTTCTATTTATGGATTATTATTACCCATTGATAGAATGACGGGCGTTGGTTTAGATAGTGTTAATAAACCTAAAATTAATGCTATTAAGGTTTTTGTTATGCTAATAGCAAATGTAATTGGAGATTTAGTAGCAATTTTTATATTTAAATCATTAATTGTTGTGGCAATTGCTTCTATCTTTTTCACCATTCTTGGTATTTGGATGGGAATGTACTTTTTAGATAAAGAGTTATCATTATCATTTAAAGAAATTTTTAGAAAAGGTATGCTATTTTATGTTTCACTTTTTAATAAAGCTACACATAATCATTACGAACGCCTTGTTAAAATTGAAAATAAAAACAAGTAA